From a region of the Syngnathus scovelli strain Florida chromosome 19, RoL_Ssco_1.2, whole genome shotgun sequence genome:
- the hsf1 gene encoding heat shock factor protein 1 isoform X2, which translates to MECAGGSVEGSLMAASNVPAFLSKLWTLLEDPETESLICWSPSGTSFHVYDHSRFSKEVLPKFFKHNNMASFIRQLNMYGFRKVVHLEQGGLLKPEKDDTEFQHPFFVRGQEHLLPNIKRKVTNVSSIRPEEGKLSSHEVSKLLSDVQAMKGKQESIDSKIIAMKHENEALWREVVCLRQKHAQQQKMLIHFLVSLVQSNRIMGVKRKLPLMLNDTGSAQPLPKYARSFSLEPVQVAPSIFPAESPAGSGPVISDITELATPPPQETVSEWMEARERGEEEEPAPSDVAAGAPTSGDTPLSPTTFIDSILQDSDAPDTSALTAPRSRPATANPDPSQTCQTLACIDKSELSDHIETIDNSLENLQNILNSQTFTFDTSPLMEFFSPSCPPGDFDINALDTLLCDNLAKGADESDDTGKQLVQYTPVQICDPVGGGDADLPSLLELGEEPFLSPDLTSDL; encoded by the exons ATGGAGTGCGCGGGAGGTTCGGTGGAAGGTTCGCTAATGGCAGCCAGCAACGTCCCGGCCTTCCTCAGCAAACTCTGGACTTTGTTAGAAGACCCCGAAACAGAGTCGCTCATCTGCTGGAGCCCG AGCGGAACCAGTTTCCACGTGTATGATCACTCTCGCTTCTCCAAAGAGGTTCTTCCCAAGTTCTTCAAACACAACAACATGGCCAGCTTCATTCGGCAACTCAACATGT ATGGCTTCCGCAAGGTGGTCCACCTGGAGCAGGGCGGCCTACTAAAACCCGAGAAAGACGACACGGAGTTCCAACACCCGTTCTTTGTCAGAGGCCAAGAGCACTTGCTGCCGAACATCAAACGAAAAGTCACCAAT GTGTCTTCGATACGCCCGGAAGAGGGCAAGCTCTCATCCCATGAGGTCAGTAAACTCCTGAGCGACGTGCAGGCCATGAAGGGAAAGCAGGAGAGCATAGACTCCAAAATCATTGCCATGAAACA TGAGAACGAGGCTTTGTGGAGGGAAGTTGTGTGTCTGAGACAGAAGCATGCTCAACAACAGAAAATG TTGATCCACTTCCTGGTGTCACTAGTCCAGTCCAACAGGATCATGGGAGTCAAGAGGAAACT CCCGCTGATGCTCAACGACACGGGTTCCGCCCAACCCCTGCCCAAATACGCTCGCTCGTTTTCCTTGGAGCCCGTGCAGGTCGCGCCCTCCATCTTCCCAGCGGAATCCCCCGCCGGCTCCGGACCCGTCATCTCTGATATCACAGAATTGGCCACGCCCCCGCCACAAGAGACGGTCAGCGAGTGGATGGAAGCGAG AGAGCGCGGCGAGGAGGAAGAGCCCGCCCCTTCCGACGTGGCAGCGGGCGCGCCGACGTCTGGAGACACGCCGCTTTCTCCCACCACCTTCATCGACTCCATTCTCCAAGACAGCGACGCGCCTGACACCAGCGCGCTGACGG CTCCCAGATCTCGCCCAGCCACCGCCAACCCGGACCCCTCGCAGACCTGCCAGACCCTCGCATGTATCGACAA GTCAGAACTGTCAGATCACATTGAGACAATCGACAACAGTCTGGAAAACCTACAGAACATTCTCAACAGCCAAACCTTCACCTTTGATACGTCGCCACTCATGGAG TTCTTCAGCCCTTCCTGTCCTCCAGGAGACTTTGACATCAACGCTTTAGACACT CTTCTATGTGACAACTTGGCCAAAGGAGCTGATGAAAGCGACGACACAG GAAAGCAGCTGGTGCAGTACACGCCAGTGCAGATTTGTGACCCGGTTGGAGGGGGCGATGCCGACCTGCCGTCGCTCCTGGAATTGGGGGAGGAGCCTTTCCTCAGTCCAGAcctgacctctgacctctgA
- the jtb gene encoding protein JTB isoform X2, translating into MESACWRVPLACCRPRVLALHALFWCLVALRVFGAALLAEDKLAAVKVSITPCWLLEDFVVTTECSQCDAFQATRPACGQTGYVEKVNCTKSNRDEYKSCRSAIMEERLFWKFEAAVLSVTALSAVSVVLRQRRLDRLASEKVRRQIESI; encoded by the exons ATGGAAAGCGCTTGCTGGCGCGTGCCGCTGGCATGTTGCCGCCCTCGCGTGCTGGCTCTGCACGCGCTCTTTTGGTGCCTCGTGGCTCTCAG AGTTTTTGGAGCCGCCTTGCTGGCAGAAGACAAACTTGCAG CCGTCAAGGTCAGCATCACCCCTTGCTGGCTGCTGGAGGACTTTGTGGTGACGACAGAATgctcacagtgcgacgccttccaGGCG ACGAGGCCGGCGTGTGGTCAGACGGGCTACGTGGAGAAGGTCAACTGCACCAAATCCAACCGGGACGAGTACAAAAG CTGCCGCTCGGCCATCATGGAGGAACGTCTCTTCTGGAAGTTTGAAGCGGCCGTGTTGTCCGTGACAGCGTTGTCCGCCGTCTCGGTGGTCCTGCGTCAGCGCCGGTTGGACCGCCTCGCCTCAGAGAAAGTCCGCCGACAGATCGAGTCCATCTAG
- the jtb gene encoding protein JTB isoform X1, producing the protein MESACWRVPLACCRPRVLALHALFWCLVALRVFGAALLAEDKLAAVKVSITPCWLLEDFVVTTECSQCDAFQAKTRPACGQTGYVEKVNCTKSNRDEYKSCRSAIMEERLFWKFEAAVLSVTALSAVSVVLRQRRLDRLASEKVRRQIESI; encoded by the exons ATGGAAAGCGCTTGCTGGCGCGTGCCGCTGGCATGTTGCCGCCCTCGCGTGCTGGCTCTGCACGCGCTCTTTTGGTGCCTCGTGGCTCTCAG AGTTTTTGGAGCCGCCTTGCTGGCAGAAGACAAACTTGCAG CCGTCAAGGTCAGCATCACCCCTTGCTGGCTGCTGGAGGACTTTGTGGTGACGACAGAATgctcacagtgcgacgccttccaGGCG AAGACGAGGCCGGCGTGTGGTCAGACGGGCTACGTGGAGAAGGTCAACTGCACCAAATCCAACCGGGACGAGTACAAAAG CTGCCGCTCGGCCATCATGGAGGAACGTCTCTTCTGGAAGTTTGAAGCGGCCGTGTTGTCCGTGACAGCGTTGTCCGCCGTCTCGGTGGTCCTGCGTCAGCGCCGGTTGGACCGCCTCGCCTCAGAGAAAGTCCGCCGACAGATCGAGTCCATCTAG
- the hsf1 gene encoding heat shock factor protein 1 isoform X1, which produces MECAGGSVEGSLMAASNVPAFLSKLWTLLEDPETESLICWSPSGTSFHVYDHSRFSKEVLPKFFKHNNMASFIRQLNMYGFRKVVHLEQGGLLKPEKDDTEFQHPFFVRGQEHLLPNIKRKVTNVSSIRPEEGKLSSHEVSKLLSDVQAMKGKQESIDSKIIAMKHENEALWREVVCLRQKHAQQQKMVSKLIHFLVSLVQSNRIMGVKRKLPLMLNDTGSAQPLPKYARSFSLEPVQVAPSIFPAESPAGSGPVISDITELATPPPQETVSEWMEARERGEEEEPAPSDVAAGAPTSGDTPLSPTTFIDSILQDSDAPDTSALTAPRSRPATANPDPSQTCQTLACIDKSELSDHIETIDNSLENLQNILNSQTFTFDTSPLMEFFSPSCPPGDFDINALDTLLCDNLAKGADESDDTGKQLVQYTPVQICDPVGGGDADLPSLLELGEEPFLSPDLTSDL; this is translated from the exons ATGGAGTGCGCGGGAGGTTCGGTGGAAGGTTCGCTAATGGCAGCCAGCAACGTCCCGGCCTTCCTCAGCAAACTCTGGACTTTGTTAGAAGACCCCGAAACAGAGTCGCTCATCTGCTGGAGCCCG AGCGGAACCAGTTTCCACGTGTATGATCACTCTCGCTTCTCCAAAGAGGTTCTTCCCAAGTTCTTCAAACACAACAACATGGCCAGCTTCATTCGGCAACTCAACATGT ATGGCTTCCGCAAGGTGGTCCACCTGGAGCAGGGCGGCCTACTAAAACCCGAGAAAGACGACACGGAGTTCCAACACCCGTTCTTTGTCAGAGGCCAAGAGCACTTGCTGCCGAACATCAAACGAAAAGTCACCAAT GTGTCTTCGATACGCCCGGAAGAGGGCAAGCTCTCATCCCATGAGGTCAGTAAACTCCTGAGCGACGTGCAGGCCATGAAGGGAAAGCAGGAGAGCATAGACTCCAAAATCATTGCCATGAAACA TGAGAACGAGGCTTTGTGGAGGGAAGTTGTGTGTCTGAGACAGAAGCATGCTCAACAACAGAAAATGGTCAGCAAG TTGATCCACTTCCTGGTGTCACTAGTCCAGTCCAACAGGATCATGGGAGTCAAGAGGAAACT CCCGCTGATGCTCAACGACACGGGTTCCGCCCAACCCCTGCCCAAATACGCTCGCTCGTTTTCCTTGGAGCCCGTGCAGGTCGCGCCCTCCATCTTCCCAGCGGAATCCCCCGCCGGCTCCGGACCCGTCATCTCTGATATCACAGAATTGGCCACGCCCCCGCCACAAGAGACGGTCAGCGAGTGGATGGAAGCGAG AGAGCGCGGCGAGGAGGAAGAGCCCGCCCCTTCCGACGTGGCAGCGGGCGCGCCGACGTCTGGAGACACGCCGCTTTCTCCCACCACCTTCATCGACTCCATTCTCCAAGACAGCGACGCGCCTGACACCAGCGCGCTGACGG CTCCCAGATCTCGCCCAGCCACCGCCAACCCGGACCCCTCGCAGACCTGCCAGACCCTCGCATGTATCGACAA GTCAGAACTGTCAGATCACATTGAGACAATCGACAACAGTCTGGAAAACCTACAGAACATTCTCAACAGCCAAACCTTCACCTTTGATACGTCGCCACTCATGGAG TTCTTCAGCCCTTCCTGTCCTCCAGGAGACTTTGACATCAACGCTTTAGACACT CTTCTATGTGACAACTTGGCCAAAGGAGCTGATGAAAGCGACGACACAG GAAAGCAGCTGGTGCAGTACACGCCAGTGCAGATTTGTGACCCGGTTGGAGGGGGCGATGCCGACCTGCCGTCGCTCCTGGAATTGGGGGAGGAGCCTTTCCTCAGTCCAGAcctgacctctgacctctgA